DNA from Deltaproteobacteria bacterium:
GATGTATTCCTTCATGTACGATTCCATGTATCTGGTAATGCCTTCCGAGGAGGAGCCGGACCTTCATCATCTCCCCCAGGGTCACCTGTTCCCTGACATTGGTACTGCTGACTACCATACCGTTCACGGTAACAGGGGAAATTATGTGGACTTTAAATCCGAGCCTGGATCCCATGGCCTGGAGTAAAGAAATATTTCCCCGCCGGTCCTTGCCGAAGGCATAATCGTATCCCACGACCAGGTCCTCAGTCCCTATAATCTGGTGAAGTATTTTATTGACAAAATCGTGGGCGGAAGTGCCTGCGAGTTCTTTGGTAAAAGGTAAGCAGATAAGGTATTCTATGCCTGCCCCAGCTATCAGCTCTACCTTATTATCCATTGTCGAAATAAGCTTTGGCGGATTTTGAGGCCTCAAGACCTTCATGGGATGAGGTTCAAAGGTAAGCGCTACCGTATCCCCGTTTCTTGGCCCTGCAAGCTCCACTACCCGTCGGAAAAGGGCCTGATGCCCCAGATGTACTCCATCAAAGTTACCTATAGTCAGTGCAGGCCGATAAAATGGTTTTTCAATTTCTTGCAGGCCTTTGTAGACCTTCATTTCAAGCCCTCTTTAGTTTGCGGTTGCAGTTCCTGCTCAGGCACTGATTCCTTGCCTGATCGGCAGACACTACAATGGGCTCTTGACAAGTGCAAGCACTGTCTATTTAATGGTTTTCGATCAGCCGAAGTGGCGGAATTGGCAGACGCGCTAGATTCAGGATCTAGTGGACATTTATATCCGTGGGAGTTCGAATCTCCCCTTCGGCACCACTGTAATATGGTTTTGGATTTGAGATTTAGGATCGCCGTCCTTTGAGCAGGATCACTCCGCGGTCTTTCCGTTTATTTTTTGACGCAGCACTCCTGACGGCCGAAAAGTCACGACCCTTCGAGGAGCAAGGATCAAGTCATCTCCCGTGTGCGGGTTTCTGCCGCGTCGGGCCCTCTTATCCTTGACAGAAAACTTGCCAAAGCCGCTGATGAGAACGTTCTCTCCTGACTCGAGACAATCTTTTATGATCTTAAGCAAGCTCTCTACAGCTTGAACAGATTCTGATTTGCTTAAATTTTTACTTGTGTATAGGTGATTTACAAGACCTGCCTTAGTTAAAGACATATTGAGACAGCCTCCTTTACTGATATAGACAAAAAAGCCAGGGAGTCCTATTTGATATTTTCAGCGAATGCAAATAACCTAAAGAAAAAAATCCATTAAGTCAAGAGGATCTGGATATTTCATATAAGCGCAGGCGAATTTTGTGACGCAGCACAGGAGGCTCTTTTGAGCCTTCAGAGGCAAGCTGTGATCGTCTTTTCTCAAGCTATGGGTAAAAATACCACCATAGCCAGGNNNNNNNNNNNNNNNNNNNNNNNNNNNNNNNNNNNNNNNNNNNNNNNNNNNNNNNNNNNNNNNNNNNNNNNNNNNNNNNNNNNNNNNNNNNNNNNNNNNNNNNNNNNNNNNNNNNNNNNNNNNNNNNNNNNNNNNNNNNNNNNNNNNNNNNNNNNNNNNNNNNNNNNNNNNNNNNNNNNNNNNNNNNNNNNNNNNNNNNNNNNNNNNNNNNNNNNNNNNNNNNNNNNNNNNNNNNNNNNNNNNNNNNNNNNNNNNNNNNNNNNNNNNNNNNNNNNNNNNNNNNNNNNNNNNNNNNNNNNNNNNNNNNNNNNNNNNNNNNNNNNNNNNNNNNNNNNNNNNNNNNNNNNNNNNNNNNNNNNNNNNNNNNNNNNNNNNNNNNNNNNNNNNNNNNNNNNNNNNNNNNNNNNNNNNNNNNNNNNNNNNNNNNNNNNNNNNNNNNNNNNNNNNNNNNNNNNNNNNNNNNNNNNNNNNNNNNNNNNNNNNNNNNNNNNNNNNNNNNNNNNNNNNNNNNNNNNNNNNNNNNNNNNNNNNNNNNNNNNNNNNNNNNNNNNNNNNNNNNNNNNNNNNNNNNNNNNNNNNNNNNNNNNNNNNNNNNNNNNNNNNNNNNNNNNNNNNNNNNNNNNNNNNNNNNNNNNNNNNNNNNNNNNNNNNNNNNNNNNNNNNNNNNNNNNNNNNNNNNNNNNNNNNNNNNNNNNNNNNNNNNNNNNNNNNNNNNNNNNNNNNNNNNNNNNNNNNNNNNNNNNNNNNNNNNNNNNNNNNNNNNNNNNNNNNNNNNNNNNNNNNNNNNNNNNNNNNNNNNNNNNNNNNNNNNNNNNNNNNNNNNNNNNNNNNNNNNNNNNNNNNNNNNNNNNNNNNNNNNNNNNNNNNNNNNNNNNNNNNNNNNNNNNNNNNNNNNNNNNNNNNNNNNNNNNNNNNNNNNNNNNNNNNNNNNNNNNNNNNNNNNNNNNNNNNNNNNNNNNNNNNNNNNNNNNNNNNNNNNNNNNNNNNNNNNNNNNNNNNNNNNNNNNNNNNNNNNNNNNNNNNNNNNNNNNNNNNNNNNNNNNNNNNNNNNNNNNNNNNNNNNNNNNNNNNNNNNNNNNNNNNNNNNNNNNNNNNNNNNNNNNNNNNNNNNNNNNNNNNNNNNNNNNNNNNNNNNNNNNNNNNNNNNNNNNNNNNNNNNNNNNNNNNNNNNNNNNNNNNNNNNNNNNNNNNNNNNNNNNNNNNNNNNNNNNNNNNNNNNNNNNNNNNNNNNNNNNNNNNNNNNNNNNNNNNNNNNNNNNNNNNNNNNNNNNNNNNNNNNNNNNNNNNNNNNNNNNNNNNNNNNNNNNNNNNNNNNNNNNNNNNNNNNNNNNNNNNNNNNNNNNNNNNNNNNNNNNNNNNNNNNNNNNNNNNNNNNNNNNNNNNNNNNNNNNNNNNNNNNNNNNNNNNNNNNNNNNNNNNNNNNNNNNNNNNNNNNNNNNNNNNNNNNNNNNNNNNNNNNNNNNNNNNNNNNNNNNNNNNNNNNNNNNNNNNNNNNNNNNNNNNNNNNNNNNNNNNNNNNNNNNNNNNNNNNNNNNNNNNNNNNNNNNNNNNNNNNNNNNNNNNNNNNNNNNNNNNNNNNNNNNNNNNNNNNNNNNNNNNNNNNNNNNNNNNNNNNNNNNNNNNNNNNNNNNNNNNNNNNNNNNNNNNNNNNNNNNNNNNNNNNNNNNNNNNNNNNNNNNNNNNNNNNNNNNNNNNNNNNNNNNNNNNNNNNNNNNNNNNNNNNNNNNNNNNNNNNNNNNNNNNNNNNNNNNNNNNNNNNNNNNNNNNNNNNNNNNNNNNNNNNNNNNNNNNNNNNNNNNNNNNNNNNNNNNNNNNNNNNNNNNNNNNNNNNNNNNNNNNNNNNNNNNNNNNNNNNNNNNNNNNNNNNNNNNNNNNNNNNNNNNNNNNNNNNNNNNNNNNNNNNNNNNNNNNNNNNNNNNNNNNNNNNNNNNNNNNNNNNNNNNNNNNNNNNNNNNNNNNNNNNNNNNNNNNNNNNNNNNNNNNNNNNNNNNNNNNNNNNNNNNNNNNNNNNNNNNNNNNNNNNNNNNNNNNNNNNNNNNNNNNNNNNNNNNNNNNNNNNNNNNNNNNNNNNNNNNNNNNNNNNNNNNNNNNNNNNNNNNNNNNNNNNNNNNNNNNNNNNNNNNNNNNNNNNNNNNNNNNNNNNNNNNNNNNNNNNNNNNNNNNNNNNNNNNNNNNNNNNNNNNNNAATTGAGGAGTTGACTCAAAAAATGGTTGCTCTATGAAAGAATCTTCAGACCAATGGCAGTAATTGTATGGCAAGCAGCCTACCCGGTGCTTGCTGCCTGTATCTTATATGAAATATCCAGAGAGGATAAGCATTCTAAATGTAACTTCTCAATAAACCCTCTCCCCCAAGGGGGAAGGGGGAGAGGGCAGGCGGGGTGAGGGGACTATGCTGCCTCAATTTATGAGAAGTTACTTCTAAATTACAATCGATATTGCTCTGGCGGAAAAGATAGGATAAACAAGTATCAGGCAATTCGTCTATTGTCTTTTTTAATGATTTTATTGTAAATATTCGGAGAACCCGTGGTCCACTGTGGAAGTTGCCATCCGTGCCCTGCCGCAGGAGCGGTTTGCCTTTTGCAGGGTCTTGGGTAGCGGGCCGGATTGCACTGCCTCTCCGGTCCGCGATGAGTGAGCCTTGAAATCCGGAAAAAGGTAACCGCTTCAAGGCAGAATATAACGGGTTCACCGGATATTTACATTTTATTGTTGGAAAAATTATGCCACACCGAATAGAAGTAGCGTTGAAACCCCATCTTCAAGACGCTCATGGCCTTAAGACCTCCCGGCAATGTCGCGAGAACCTCAAATTGGAGGTCCTTGGAATCAGGACCATCAAGGCCTATCTTATCGATACTGACCTTTCATGGGAACAATTGAGGGCGGTTGCAGAAGGTCCTTTTTCTGACCCGGTGATCCAGGTGACGGCAATAAACCGCCCACTGGCCCTGGATCTGGCCAAAAAACATGACTTTTCCTGGGACTGGCTGATAGAATGCGGCTTCAGACCAGGTGTCACGGACAACGAAGGACGTACTGCAAGAGAGGTCCTTGAGTTGGTTCTCGGTCGCAAACTGGGACTGGACAAAGGCGTTTATACCTCTGTCCAGTATTGTATTCAGGGTGATCTCACTCACGATCAGGTAAAAAGGCTGGCACAAGGGCTTCTCGCCAATGATTTTATACAGAGGACCACCATAGTCTCAAGGGATGCGCTTGGTAAAATCTGGTCTGAGAAACATAACCCTTTCTATGCAGTTCCCAAGGTTAGAGAGAAGTCTTCAGCAGAAGTAAAAGAGATAGATCTTTCAGGACTGACGGATGAGGAACTCATAGCCCTCTCAAGAGACAGGGTATTGGCACTCAATCTCAAGGAGATTAAGCGGATAAGAGAATATATCCAGAGGCCTGAGGTGCGAAGAGAAAGGGCCGAGGTCGGGCTCACGGAGCGACTTACCGACCTTGAGCTTGAGGCCCTTGCCCAGACCTGGTCCGAACACTGCAAACACAAAATCTTTAACTCCATCATTAATTACAGGGATGAGGAGGGGGAAGAAACGTTAATTGACGGCCTTTTTGATACTTATATCCAGAAAGGGACCAATGAGATTCGCAACAGGCTGGAATCCAAGGACTGGTGCCTTTCGGTATTTAAAGATAATGCCGGCGTGATTCGCTTCAACGATCGCTATAATGTTGTCTTTAAGGTCGAGACACACAACAGCCCTTCTGCCCTTGATCCTTATGGCGGTGCCCTTACGGGGATCGTAGGGGTAAACAGGGACCCGTTCGGGACTGGAATGGGAGCAAGGCTGATATTCAATACCAATGTATTCTGCTTCGGGCCTCCGGATTACGACAGGCCCCTTCCCAAGGGACTGCTTCACCCCAAACGCATATTCGAGGGTGTGAGAGAAGGTGTCGAGCACGGGGGTAACCAGAGCGGCATCCCCACAGTAAACGGAAGCATCCTGTTCGACGAGCGCTACCTGGGAAAGCCTCTTGTCTTCTGCGGCACAGGGGGCATCATGCCAAAGGAGGTATGCAACAGGCCGGGCCATGAAAAAAGGGCCAGGCCCGGAGACGCCATAGTCATGTGCGGCGGCCGCATAGGAAAGGACGGGATCCACGGAGCAACCTTCTCTTCCGAGGAGCTGCATGAGGGCTCCCCGGCCACGGCGGTACAGATAGGCGACCCCATAACGCAGAAGAAAATGACGGACTTTCTCCTGAGGGCACGAGACCTTTGCCTGTACAATTCCATTACTGACAATGGCGCAGGGGGGCTTTCATCCTCTGTGGGCGAGATGGCAAAGGAGACAGGCGGCTTCGAGCTCTATCTCGACCGCGCACCCCTGAAATATCCAGGGCTT
Protein-coding regions in this window:
- a CDS encoding riboflavin biosynthesis protein RibF, whose translation is MKVYKGLQEIEKPFYRPALTIGNFDGVHLGHQALFRRVVELAGPRNGDTVALTFEPHPMKVLRPQNPPKLISTMDNKVELIAGAGIEYLICLPFTKELAGTSAHDFVNKILHQIIGTEDLVVGYDYAFGKDRRGNISLLQAMGSRLGFKVHIISPVTVNGMVVSSTNVREQVTLGEMMKVRLLLGRHYQIHGIVHEGIHRGGPVVGFPTANLRINREDLCPKPGVYVVQVIHQGQRYGGVMNIGYNPTFGGQELGAEVHIFDFNKDIYGHPIRLDLIKRLRDEKKFAGPEELAGQITRDVEEARLVLAGEKGR
- a CDS encoding integration host factor subunit alpha gives rise to the protein MSLTKAGLVNHLYTSKNLSKSESVQAVESLLKIIKDCLESGENVLISGFGKFSVKDKRARRGRNPHTGDDLILAPRRVVTFRPSGVLRQKINGKTAE
- a CDS encoding phosphoribosylformylglycinamidine synthase, with the translated sequence MPHRIEVALKPHLQDAHGLKTSRQCRENLKLEVLGIRTIKAYLIDTDLSWEQLRAVAEGPFSDPVIQVTAINRPLALDLAKKHDFSWDWLIECGFRPGVTDNEGRTAREVLELVLGRKLGLDKGVYTSVQYCIQGDLTHDQVKRLAQGLLANDFIQRTTIVSRDALGKIWSEKHNPFYAVPKVREKSSAEVKEIDLSGLTDEELIALSRDRVLALNLKEIKRIREYIQRPEVRRERAEVGLTERLTDLELEALAQTWSEHCKHKIFNSIINYRDEEGEETLIDGLFDTYIQKGTNEIRNRLESKDWCLSVFKDNAGVIRFNDRYNVVFKVETHNSPSALDPYGGALTGIVGVNRDPFGTGMGARLIFNTNVFCFGPPDYDRPLPKGLLHPKRIFEGVREGVEHGGNQSGIPTVNGSILFDERYLGKPLVFCGTGGIMPKEVCNRPGHEKRARPGDAIVMCGGRIGKDGIHGATFSSEELHEGSPATAVQIGDPITQKKMTDFLLRARDLCLYNSITDNGAGGLSSSVGEMAKETGGFELYLDRAPLKYPGLQPWEILLSEAQERMTVAVPEEKLDEFMGLAEKMDVEAAVLGNFTNSGKFHCLYQGKTAAYLDLDFVHNGLPRLELTAVWTPPRHEEPELPEPADLGAEIKALLSRYNVCSKEYVVRQYDHEVQGGSVIKPLTGARDDGPSDAAVLRPDLESLEGLVVAHGICPRYSDIDTFHMVCCAVDEAVRNAISVGGSLDLMAGLDNFCWCDPVQSEKTPDGLYKLAQLVRANQALYQICTTYSVPCISGKDSMKNDATIGGVKISIPPTLLFSVISRIQDVRLAVTMDAKHPGDLVYVLGTTYPELGASEYHAMYNYIGNNVPKVRMKDASARYRALSDAIYQGIVSSCHDCSDGGLGISLAEVAFSGDLGMVIDLGAVIAVDVDRLDALLFSESQSRFVVTIKKERRQDFESTMGDTGWAMVGEVTERPALVLEYLGKTVVNESLSSLKDAWKRPLAW